The Aneurinibacillus migulanus genome contains the following window.
TCTTCAATTTCTTTCTCATTCAAATACGAGAAGCTCAGCCTTAGAAAATGATGCTTTGATTCGATCGGATAGCATGCAGCACCCGGAAGAAATGTAATCTGATAATTTCTGGCGTAGCCAAGGAAGTCTTCCGTGTCGATCTGCACGGGTAATGCAAGCCACAAATTGACCCCGCCCTGCGGTATCAGCCAGTTTACGTCCTTTGGCATATGAACAGATAGGAGATCGATCATCAGATCACGGCGGAGCTGCAGAGCGATACGCAGCTTTTTCACGTGATTGCGCATCCGATCCGAATGCAGCAGGGGAAGGACGGCTTTCTGTGTCAACATTGGACTGCCAAGGTCGGTATTGCCTTTTGCAGCAACCAGTCGATGAAAAACCGTTCCTGAAGCGGCCAGTACGCCTACACGGCAGCCGGGAGCGAGAATTTTGCTAAGGCCTTTCAAATAAATAACATGGCCGAGCGAATCCATACTCTTTAGTGACGGCGGCGGTTGTTTTCCGAAATGAATCTCGCTCCACGGATCATCTTCAAGAACAAGGCATTGCGTTTCATAAGCAATATCAAGCAGTTGACGTCGCCGCTGTGCACTCATCACTGTGCCTGTCGGATTTTGAAACGTAGGCATCGTATAGATGAGTTTCGGCTTATATTTTTCGCAAAGTGCTGCCAGCATATCGACACGCATACCGTGTTCGTCAACCGGAACCGGGAGGATCGTAGCACCCCGCCAGCGGAATACATCGATGGCTGCCGGATATGTCGGAGCTTCGGTAAACACAATGTCTCCAGGCCCAACGAATGTCCGTGCCACCAGATCGATGCCTTGCTGCGTACCATTTGTAACAAGAATTTCATCGGAGGTCGTGCTGATTTTACTCTCCCGCAGATAACCCGCGAGTTCGGTGCGCAGTACAGGGTCTCCTTGCACATCGCCGTATGTGGATAAAATACGTGGTTCCTGGGAGAGTATGCGTTGAATTTCTTTCTCCAAATATCGGTTTGGCAGAAGACCTGGGTCAATTGTCGACGAGAAAAATTCAAATCGGGCGGATAGCTGATAATAACGCGAAAATTGCGCACGTGGAAGATAATCGGGAACAGAGAGTTGCCAGTCATATGGAGATTCTTGCCTATCTGTTGTTCCGCCTTGCTTGTTCTTCTGCACAAAAGTTCCTTTACCTTGAATCCGTTCAATGAATCCATCTTGTTCAAGTTCATTATAGGCTTGAACGACTGTCATCAAGCTAACCCCGATTTGCTTTGATAGGATACGCACAGAAGGAAGCCGCGTGCCTTCCTCCAGCAAGTTCGATTGAATGCGGTCCACAACAGCCTGATAAATCTGCCGGGCAAGCGGTACCGGGAGCTGACGATTTACTTCGATTTGCATCATGCCTTCTCCTTCGTATAGAAAGTGGGTTACGTTCCTCGAGTGTTATGAAAAGAGCAACTGTTATAATAAAAACGCACGAATTTTTAATAAATTAAGTATAACACAATAACACTGTATTAGAAAGAAAACCAATTTATTTTGAATATATGTGCAGGAAGCCGCATACCTTGAAAACTGGTTAACCAAATGGGGGTGATGATGCAAAGATTTAATTATAAAATATTTGGGTAGTATGTTTTTTGGAGATGAATCCGAGAAATTATAGTGCAAAAAAGGAAGTCGGGACTATGACAAATCTTACACATATATTGCAAAAACAAAAGACAACTGAAATGGAAATCAAGAAATATAGACGATTGCAAGAACAACGCTTTGAATTGCTTCAATTACGGGACGAATTGCAGATTAAGCCGGATGCAGAGGATATGAAGTTTCTCCAATCACTTAATGAGAGCATTGCTAATATAGAACAGCGAATTGCATCAGCGAAGCGTACGTTATCGATACGCCGCACCGGTAAAAGATAAATAAAATCACATCTACCGATTATCACCCTTGAAATAAAATAAGTGTTGAGTGATTTGATTGTAATGGTTATAATTAATTAGCAAACGAAGGAAAGAGCATGTTCGTATGCTCTTTTTTTCGTGCTGCATAAAAAAGGGGGATAGATAGATTGGATAAAAAACAAAAACAATTGCTTCTGGCATTATGTTATACAGTGTTATTTTCGGTAATGAACGGCACGATGTTCAATGTGGCTCTTCCGGAAATTGCGCGAGACTTCGGGCTGCTGCCTTCACAAGTTAGCTGGGTAGTCGTAGGGTATGGCATGGTGTTTGCTATCGGCTCGATTACATATGGTAAATTAGCTGATTTATTTCCTGTCAGAAGGCTTGTCACCATTGGCCTTTCGATTTTTTCGCTGGGTTCTGTGCTCGGTTTTTTTGCGTCTGCATACTGGCTTGTCATCATGGCGCGTATCGTTCAAGCCAGTGGGGCGGCAGCTATACCTGCGCTTGGTATGATTGTAGCTACTAAGTATTTTCCGGCGGAGAGGCGCGGCTATGTGCTGGGGTATATCGCATCGACAGTAGCATTCGGTACCGGTATTGGACCGATGCTAGGAGGTATGATTACACAATGGTTCGGTTGGAGCGTTCTGTTTTTATTCTCAGTAACGAGCCTGCTGGCGCTTCCTATATTACATCGTGCTTTGCCGGTGGAACAGATGACAAAAGGATCATTTGATACGATGGGAGCCCTTCTGTTCGGTGCAGGAATTGCGTCTCTTCTTCTTGGTATTAATGCTAATTTGATGATTGCTGGGCTGGCCGTTGTGTTTTTCGTGCTGTTTGGAATGCATATCCGGCGCACGCAAGCTCCATTTATCCAGGTGAGCCTGCTTGCCAATGGTCCATATCGATTGCTGCTTTTGCTTGGCATGATGATTTTCTTTGCGATGATGTCATCTTTTTTCATTTTGCCGTTGTTATTGGAAGAGGTGAATGGTCTTAAGGCCGGTGTGATTGGCCTCGTACTGTTTCCCGGTTCGATGATGGCTGCTCTGCTCGGCTCTCGTATCGGACGCTTGAGCGATAAATACGGTAGTGCAGTCATTATCAAGTGGGCTTCTCTTAGTATGGCTTTGGGTTTTGTCGCGCTTTCTACGTTTATCGGGATATCCCCGGTAGGGATTGCATGTATGCTAGTTGTTGTATATCTTGGATTCTCCAGCATTCAGTCCGCGCTCGCAAGTTTTGTGTCGCGTCCGCTTGAACGGAAAGAAATCGGTGTCGGCATGGGTCTGTATAATTTGACGACTTTTATGGGGAGCGCATTCGGTCCAGCCCTTGTGAGCCGATTTTTAGAGATGCACACGGGTCATTGGAATCTATTGAATGGAACAGCGTTCGATTCCTACAGTAATGCGTATTTGATTCTTGCTGTCGTCTGCCTAGGAGCTCTTGTCGTACTTGCGCTGGTACAAATACGTTTATCGAAAGAAGCGCAACTACCTGCACAGCAGTATGAAAGCATATAATCATGCATGGGCGAAAGAAGTTTTTCGCCCGTTTTTTTGTGATAAATGAAAATGGAAAATTTACAGATTTTACAGGTTTTGCATGATATAATGAATATCATTATTTGTTAACATCGATTGAAAAAACTGAAGTGAAGAGGAAGAAATTATGGAGCAAACACATTCCTTTCGGGAGAAGATGCGTCAGCTGCTGATTATTTTGCTACCG
Protein-coding sequences here:
- the pdxR gene encoding MocR-like pyridoxine biosynthesis transcription factor PdxR codes for the protein MQIEVNRQLPVPLARQIYQAVVDRIQSNLLEEGTRLPSVRILSKQIGVSLMTVVQAYNELEQDGFIERIQGKGTFVQKNKQGGTTDRQESPYDWQLSVPDYLPRAQFSRYYQLSARFEFFSSTIDPGLLPNRYLEKEIQRILSQEPRILSTYGDVQGDPVLRTELAGYLRESKISTTSDEILVTNGTQQGIDLVARTFVGPGDIVFTEAPTYPAAIDVFRWRGATILPVPVDEHGMRVDMLAALCEKYKPKLIYTMPTFQNPTGTVMSAQRRRQLLDIAYETQCLVLEDDPWSEIHFGKQPPPSLKSMDSLGHVIYLKGLSKILAPGCRVGVLAASGTVFHRLVAAKGNTDLGSPMLTQKAVLPLLHSDRMRNHVKKLRIALQLRRDLMIDLLSVHMPKDVNWLIPQGGVNLWLALPVQIDTEDFLGYARNYQITFLPGAACYPIESKHHFLRLSFSYLNEKEIEEGIKELGKATQSFIKATAAYRKAPIV
- a CDS encoding MFS transporter; this translates as MDKKQKQLLLALCYTVLFSVMNGTMFNVALPEIARDFGLLPSQVSWVVVGYGMVFAIGSITYGKLADLFPVRRLVTIGLSIFSLGSVLGFFASAYWLVIMARIVQASGAAAIPALGMIVATKYFPAERRGYVLGYIASTVAFGTGIGPMLGGMITQWFGWSVLFLFSVTSLLALPILHRALPVEQMTKGSFDTMGALLFGAGIASLLLGINANLMIAGLAVVFFVLFGMHIRRTQAPFIQVSLLANGPYRLLLLLGMMIFFAMMSSFFILPLLLEEVNGLKAGVIGLVLFPGSMMAALLGSRIGRLSDKYGSAVIIKWASLSMALGFVALSTFIGISPVGIACMLVVVYLGFSSIQSALASFVSRPLERKEIGVGMGLYNLTTFMGSAFGPALVSRFLEMHTGHWNLLNGTAFDSYSNAYLILAVVCLGALVVLALVQIRLSKEAQLPAQQYESI